One Thermococcus eurythermalis DNA segment encodes these proteins:
- a CDS encoding anaerobic ribonucleoside triphosphate reductase: MEATKRDIIKEYAGWSSLDVLENANRYPGPTGFFAYVMEEALKDSISLVPGEGLRAHFSGDIYIHKLPYSLYIPYCTGHSTARLLEKGLKTPTIVSRPAKHFDTYVDHIANYLITMQHYFSGAQALSSVEWYAGPFIRKEGLGRRKIRQNIQRLVYNLNYPSRVGMQTPFTNFTVTLDAPKKMLEGDHAVYAGEKVEPLGEYEKEAKEFFIALTEVLREGDALGQPFTFPIPTLMVTAKMLWDDPEVFEAVFTTAAKRGSFYWLNTNVVDPDASYAMCCRIAIDKSEMAFAFGVSGKSAEDEAVERLERQRFGGLWAMPDITGSVNVTTLNLPRLALRAKGDDDRFWEEYERVLEVIRTTTDWFRERYVRLITSYRHMYSMIHLYLEEFPGSHFNTVGILGLPEAVAIYLNEPKLWEEGTRRDWLRAAEVMKEMVEFATARAREWMKETGTPWNVEEVPGESAAAKLAIKDLREFPELREYLDDPENPIYSTSIAPYYGSLELADRIRVEEKVQRSFTGGVMMHIFLGEEPDPEALAKLTRRLMRTELVYWSYTPAITVCNKCGYSTTGLHTHCPRCGSEDVEVWSRIIGYYRPLKNWNPYRKKEFWTRRHYSS, from the coding sequence ATGGAGGCCACTAAGCGCGACATCATCAAGGAGTACGCGGGCTGGAGCAGTCTCGACGTCCTGGAAAACGCAAACCGCTACCCTGGCCCCACTGGCTTCTTTGCCTACGTGATGGAGGAGGCCCTTAAGGATAGCATTTCCCTTGTCCCGGGGGAGGGGCTGAGGGCGCACTTCTCGGGGGACATCTACATCCACAAGCTCCCCTACAGCCTCTACATCCCCTACTGCACCGGCCACAGCACCGCGAGGCTCCTCGAAAAAGGCCTCAAGACCCCGACGATAGTCTCACGCCCAGCTAAACACTTCGATACGTACGTTGACCACATAGCGAACTACCTCATAACCATGCAGCACTACTTCAGCGGCGCCCAGGCGCTCTCAAGCGTCGAGTGGTACGCAGGGCCGTTCATAAGGAAGGAGGGCCTGGGTAGGCGGAAGATACGGCAGAACATCCAGAGGCTTGTTTACAACCTCAACTACCCGAGCAGGGTGGGGATGCAGACCCCCTTCACCAACTTCACCGTAACTCTCGACGCCCCGAAGAAGATGCTTGAAGGCGACCACGCGGTTTATGCGGGCGAGAAGGTTGAGCCGCTCGGCGAGTACGAGAAGGAGGCGAAGGAGTTCTTCATAGCCCTGACGGAGGTTCTCAGGGAAGGCGACGCCCTCGGCCAGCCCTTTACGTTCCCGATACCCACGCTGATGGTGACCGCCAAGATGCTCTGGGACGACCCGGAGGTCTTTGAGGCCGTTTTCACCACCGCCGCGAAGCGCGGGAGCTTCTACTGGCTGAACACGAACGTTGTTGACCCGGACGCGAGCTACGCGATGTGCTGCAGGATAGCCATAGATAAGTCCGAGATGGCGTTTGCATTTGGGGTCTCAGGTAAGAGCGCTGAAGATGAAGCCGTTGAGAGGCTTGAACGCCAGCGCTTCGGCGGCCTGTGGGCGATGCCCGACATCACCGGCTCGGTGAACGTCACCACCCTGAACCTGCCGAGGCTTGCACTGAGGGCGAAGGGCGACGATGACAGGTTCTGGGAGGAGTATGAGCGTGTTCTTGAGGTAATCCGGACAACAACCGACTGGTTCAGGGAGCGTTACGTCCGGCTTATCACGTCCTACAGGCACATGTACAGCATGATTCACCTCTACCTTGAGGAGTTTCCGGGGAGCCACTTCAACACCGTCGGAATCCTCGGCCTTCCAGAAGCGGTTGCCATTTACCTCAACGAGCCGAAGCTCTGGGAGGAGGGGACGAGGAGGGACTGGCTCAGGGCCGCGGAGGTCATGAAGGAGATGGTTGAGTTCGCGACCGCGAGGGCTAGGGAGTGGATGAAGGAAACTGGAACGCCCTGGAACGTGGAGGAGGTTCCGGGTGAGAGCGCCGCGGCGAAGCTAGCCATAAAAGACCTTCGCGAGTTCCCGGAGCTCAGGGAGTACCTCGACGACCCGGAGAACCCAATTTACTCGACCAGCATAGCGCCCTACTATGGCTCCCTTGAGCTTGCGGACAGGATAAGGGTGGAGGAGAAAGTCCAGAGGAGCTTCACCGGCGGGGTTATGATGCACATATTCCTCGGGGAGGAGCCGGACCCTGAGGCCCTTGCAAAGCTGACCCGGAGGCTTATGAGAACCGAGCTCGTCTACTGGAGCTACACGCCGGCGATTACCGTCTGCAACAAATGTGGCTACTCAACGACAGGCCTGCACACCCACTGCCCGCGCTGTGGAAGCGAGGACGTGGAGGTATGGAGCAGAATCATCGGATACTACCGCCCGCTCAAGAACTGGAACCCGTACAGAAAGAAGGAGTTCTGGACGAGGAGGCACTACTCCTCCTGA
- a CDS encoding tetratricopeptide repeat protein → MSDIRAEWEKALAEKDCEKLLELFDDYIDIIEDEETLRQELKKLGEVAVECDDPYDLLHEIGHVYAHLDDAEAGIELYKKVAERKKDDPEEYATALYYLADAYEHFGMPDKAIETYEKLLKLEEEVLKNEREIALTLANLAVNYDELGETEKAIELMERAREIFEKLNDEKNHMISLIDLAHFHYELGNYDTAEALIREVLRNPRDDEIEINAKLVEAEIHAGREDYDKAFKALREALLKAINVNDDVFGLVFDTLIDFIEGLFNEEEYEVIARNMEGFAELFEDDTAYFFRAIAELARWRAGEEGAKERFDELYSKVENEELRSILDEWKRPKLSLSLGL, encoded by the coding sequence ATGAGCGACATCAGGGCCGAATGGGAAAAGGCCTTAGCGGAGAAGGACTGTGAGAAGTTGCTTGAGCTCTTTGACGATTACATTGACATCATCGAGGACGAGGAGACCCTTAGGCAGGAGCTGAAGAAGTTGGGAGAAGTCGCGGTCGAGTGCGACGACCCCTACGACCTACTCCACGAGATTGGCCATGTTTACGCTCACCTCGATGACGCCGAGGCTGGGATTGAGCTCTACAAAAAGGTAGCTGAAAGAAAGAAGGACGACCCGGAGGAGTACGCAACAGCCCTTTATTACCTGGCCGATGCCTACGAGCACTTCGGCATGCCTGATAAGGCAATAGAGACCTATGAAAAGCTCCTCAAGCTGGAGGAGGAAGTCCTGAAGAACGAGAGGGAGATAGCACTTACGCTGGCTAACCTCGCGGTTAACTACGACGAGCTGGGCGAGACTGAGAAGGCCATTGAGCTTATGGAGCGCGCGAGGGAGATTTTTGAGAAGCTCAACGACGAGAAGAACCACATGATAAGCCTCATAGACTTAGCGCACTTCCACTACGAGCTTGGGAACTACGACACCGCGGAGGCCCTCATCAGGGAAGTCCTCAGGAACCCGCGCGACGATGAGATTGAGATAAACGCCAAGCTGGTCGAGGCCGAAATCCACGCGGGCAGGGAAGACTACGATAAGGCCTTCAAGGCCCTCCGCGAGGCCCTGCTCAAGGCAATCAACGTGAACGACGATGTCTTTGGGCTCGTGTTCGACACGCTCATAGACTTCATCGAGGGCCTCTTCAACGAGGAAGAGTACGAGGTAATAGCGAGGAACATGGAGGGCTTCGCCGAGCTGTTTGAGGACGATACCGCGTACTTCTTCAGGGCAATAGCGGAGCTCGCCCGCTGGAGAGCCGGCGAGGAAGGGGCAAAGGAGCGCTTCGACGAGCTCTATTCAAAAGTGGAGAACGAGGAGCTCCGCTCAATACTTGACGAGTGGAAGAGGCCGAAGCTTAGCCTGAGCTTGGGGCTTTGA
- a CDS encoding elongation factor 1-beta, producing the protein MADYNMVAVIKVMPTDPEVNLDELEVKLKEALPEKFGLAKVEREPIAFGLVALKFYVLAKDEEGYDLEQVLEAFRQVENVESAEVETVSRI; encoded by the coding sequence ATGGCTGACTACAACATGGTTGCGGTTATTAAGGTCATGCCGACCGACCCCGAGGTTAACCTCGACGAGCTCGAGGTCAAGCTCAAGGAGGCTCTCCCCGAGAAGTTCGGCCTCGCCAAGGTCGAGCGCGAGCCGATAGCCTTCGGTCTCGTTGCCCTCAAGTTCTACGTCCTTGCCAAGGACGAAGAGGGCTATGACCTTGAGCAGGTCCTTGAGGCCTTTAGGCAGGTTGAGAACGTCGAGAGCGCCGAGGTCGAGACCGTTTCGAGAATCTGA
- a CDS encoding zinc finger domain-containing protein, with the protein MKFEIPVCTSCGKEITPREHATHFVCPNCGEAIIWRCESCRVLSVPYKCPKCGWEGP; encoded by the coding sequence ATGAAGTTCGAGATACCCGTATGCACCTCATGCGGAAAGGAGATAACCCCAAGGGAGCACGCCACTCACTTCGTCTGCCCGAACTGCGGCGAAGCCATCATCTGGCGCTGCGAGTCCTGCAGGGTCCTTAGCGTCCCGTACAAGTGCCCCAAGTGCGGATGGGAGGGGCCGTAA
- a CDS encoding BlaI/MecI/CopY family transcriptional regulator — MEPQEFKLTEEGIKAVLPPLEAEIMEHMWKVKVATAGQVYEHMKQKHPDIRRSTVSILMNRLCEKGLLQRGIDRGRGGMRYVYSITTTREEFEQKVVQKILDALMTNFREATYAYLSKMKKK; from the coding sequence ATGGAGCCGCAGGAGTTTAAGCTCACCGAGGAAGGCATTAAAGCTGTTCTCCCCCCACTTGAGGCCGAGATAATGGAGCACATGTGGAAAGTGAAAGTGGCGACGGCAGGCCAAGTTTATGAGCATATGAAGCAGAAGCATCCCGATATAAGACGCTCCACGGTAAGCATACTGATGAACCGTCTCTGTGAGAAGGGACTCCTCCAGAGAGGCATCGATAGGGGCAGGGGCGGAATGAGATACGTATACTCAATAACAACGACAAGAGAAGAGTTCGAGCAAAAAGTTGTCCAGAAGATCCTTGACGCACTGATGACAAACTTTAGAGAAGCGACCTACGCATATTTATCCAAGATGAAAAAGAAGTGA
- a CDS encoding M48 family metallopeptidase, translating to MLYLILALEVFLIVWTLGDLGLAMVAGILASLGILYVWVNRHKFGERLIPLDKEEMPWLYKGIEELARKAGVPMPKIYLLDDYIPNAYSFGDTIVLSLGLFEVLDEDEIIVVAAHELGHIKNRDTIWFPVITYGRFLMIISTLVLVIAGNIAVKGLAPLLYLVYELSRSDFMKAREFLADETALALLPVPMSLKRALEELKYYEDLRTNVKIKGVPSIEPGIEREKRFTFFMETHPSYEERILRITFEINNLIEIKQRVR from the coding sequence ATGCTCTATCTCATCCTTGCACTTGAGGTCTTCCTGATAGTCTGGACTCTAGGAGACCTCGGGCTTGCAATGGTGGCAGGGATACTTGCATCCCTGGGGATCCTTTACGTATGGGTAAATAGGCATAAGTTCGGTGAAAGGTTAATTCCCCTTGATAAGGAGGAAATGCCGTGGCTCTACAAGGGCATAGAAGAGCTCGCAAGAAAGGCCGGAGTTCCAATGCCAAAGATCTACCTGCTGGACGACTATATACCAAACGCGTACTCATTTGGAGACACAATTGTTCTTTCACTCGGCCTTTTTGAAGTTCTTGATGAGGACGAAATAATAGTGGTAGCCGCTCATGAACTCGGCCATATAAAAAACAGGGACACTATATGGTTCCCGGTGATAACCTACGGAAGGTTTCTGATGATAATAAGCACGCTGGTACTCGTTATTGCAGGCAACATTGCAGTTAAAGGCCTTGCACCCCTGCTTTACTTGGTATACGAGCTTTCAAGGAGCGACTTCATGAAGGCGAGAGAGTTCTTGGCAGACGAGACTGCACTGGCATTGCTCCCGGTGCCAATGAGCCTCAAAAGGGCCCTTGAGGAGTTAAAATACTACGAAGACCTCAGGACGAACGTAAAGATTAAAGGCGTCCCAAGCATCGAGCCAGGGATAGAGAGGGAAAAGCGCTTCACGTTTTTCATGGAGACACACCCCAGCTACGAGGAGAGAATCCTAAGGATAACGTTTGAAATTAACAATCTGATAGAAATCAAGCAGAGGGTGCGGTGA
- a CDS encoding deoxycytidylate deaminase, whose translation MGVEIFLNREKAERIKRIRPTKDEYFMLIAKLVSLRATCPRLRVGAVAVKDGYILATGYNGAPRGMNHCIDVGCLIVDGHCHRAVHAEQNVIAMAARKGISLEGATLYVTHFPCDTCFKLVVNAGIREIVYEEMYPNEATEILLKEAQEKGIVKIRQFKLPKERVRAFLEELFGEFI comes from the coding sequence ATGGGCGTGGAGATTTTCCTCAATCGGGAAAAAGCCGAGAGGATAAAGCGGATACGACCAACGAAGGACGAGTACTTCATGCTGATAGCTAAGCTGGTCTCCCTCAGGGCCACGTGCCCCAGGCTCAGGGTCGGCGCTGTTGCAGTAAAGGACGGCTACATTCTGGCGACCGGTTACAACGGCGCGCCAAGGGGAATGAACCACTGCATTGACGTGGGCTGTCTTATCGTCGATGGCCACTGCCACAGGGCCGTTCACGCGGAGCAGAACGTTATAGCGATGGCGGCAAGAAAGGGGATAAGCCTTGAGGGAGCAACGCTCTACGTGACCCACTTCCCCTGCGACACCTGCTTTAAACTCGTCGTCAACGCGGGGATTAGGGAGATAGTCTACGAGGAGATGTACCCCAACGAAGCCACCGAGATACTGCTGAAAGAGGCCCAGGAGAAGGGAATAGTGAAGATACGGCAGTTCAAACTGCCGAAAGAGCGCGTCAGGGCGTTTCTCGAGGAGCTCTTCGGGGAGTTCATTTGA
- a CDS encoding DUF2304 domain-containing protein yields the protein MYAVQMITLAIVLVLVVYVLGKYRRGDFEWGDFLFWEALLVGLLIVALFPLRIAIEIKDILGLGRGLDALFVVAIGIAYLLLFRVYLAVDRTEREITELTRKVAIELEELNRRLEEIEKKLK from the coding sequence ATGTATGCGGTTCAGATGATTACCCTTGCAATCGTGCTTGTCCTTGTGGTCTACGTTCTCGGCAAGTACCGCAGGGGAGATTTTGAATGGGGTGACTTCCTGTTTTGGGAGGCTCTCCTCGTAGGTTTGCTCATCGTTGCCTTGTTCCCCCTGAGGATTGCCATTGAAATTAAGGATATTCTCGGCCTGGGCAGGGGTTTGGATGCCCTCTTTGTTGTCGCCATAGGGATTGCATATCTGCTGCTCTTTAGGGTCTACCTCGCGGTGGACAGAACTGAGCGTGAGATAACCGAGCTGACCAGAAAAGTCGCCATAGAGCTGGAAGAGCTCAACAGAAGGCTTGAAGAAATCGAGAAAAAGCTCAAATGA
- a CDS encoding glycosyltransferase: MDIRAVVFDLDGTLVGAEKTFSEIKSELKERLISLGIPRELVGELTPMYEGLIELSRKTGRPFEEMYSILVNLEVERIRDSFLFEGARELLDFLVGEGIKLALMTRSSRMAALEALELHGIKDYFEIISTRDDVPPEELKPNPGQLRRILGELNVQPEKAIVVGDHGYDVIPARELGALSVLVTGHEAGRMSFQVEAEPNFEVENLIHLRKLFERLLSSYVVVPAYNEEKTIKGVIENLLRYFKKDEIIVVNDGSRDRTEEIARSYGVHVLTHLVNRGLGGALGTGFAYAIRKNAKLVLTFDADGQHLISDALRVMRPVAEGRADFAVGSRLKGDTSQMPLVKKFGNFVLDAVTAVFAGKYVSDSQSGLRCLSGDCLRKIRITCDRYAVSSEIIIEASKAGCRIVEVPIKAVYTEYSMKKGTNVLEGVKIALNLLFDKLR; encoded by the coding sequence ATGGACATCAGGGCCGTTGTTTTTGACCTCGACGGGACGCTTGTGGGTGCTGAGAAGACTTTCAGCGAGATAAAGTCCGAGCTTAAAGAACGGCTGATTTCCTTAGGGATTCCCAGGGAGCTCGTTGGAGAGCTAACGCCGATGTATGAGGGCCTTATCGAGCTGTCCAGAAAAACGGGCAGACCTTTCGAAGAGATGTACTCAATTCTCGTCAATCTTGAAGTTGAAAGGATAAGGGACAGCTTTCTCTTCGAGGGGGCAAGGGAGCTCCTCGACTTTCTTGTGGGGGAGGGAATAAAGCTTGCCCTCATGACCCGGAGCTCCAGAATGGCTGCCCTTGAGGCCCTGGAGCTTCACGGCATTAAGGACTACTTTGAGATTATTTCAACGAGGGATGATGTCCCTCCCGAGGAGCTGAAACCGAATCCTGGCCAGCTGAGGAGAATCCTCGGTGAGCTCAACGTTCAACCAGAGAAAGCCATCGTCGTTGGAGACCACGGCTACGATGTCATCCCTGCCCGGGAGCTCGGCGCTCTGAGCGTCCTTGTCACCGGCCACGAGGCTGGCAGAATGAGCTTTCAGGTTGAAGCCGAGCCAAACTTTGAGGTCGAGAACCTCATTCACCTCAGGAAGCTCTTCGAGAGGCTCCTGTCGAGCTACGTTGTTGTTCCCGCTTACAACGAGGAGAAGACCATCAAGGGGGTAATAGAGAATCTTCTCAGGTATTTCAAAAAGGACGAGATAATCGTCGTGAACGACGGCTCCAGGGATAGAACGGAGGAGATAGCTCGTTCTTACGGAGTCCACGTTCTTACGCATCTCGTCAACAGGGGGCTTGGTGGGGCCCTCGGAACGGGCTTTGCCTATGCCATCAGAAAAAACGCCAAACTTGTCCTCACATTTGATGCCGACGGCCAGCACCTTATAAGCGACGCCCTCCGCGTCATGAGGCCAGTTGCGGAGGGCAGGGCGGACTTTGCGGTCGGCTCAAGGCTCAAAGGTGACACGAGCCAGATGCCCCTCGTGAAGAAGTTCGGCAACTTCGTTCTAGATGCCGTGACCGCGGTTTTTGCTGGTAAATACGTCAGCGACAGTCAGAGCGGGTTAAGGTGTCTAAGCGGCGACTGCCTGAGGAAAATCAGGATAACCTGCGACCGCTATGCCGTGTCGAGTGAGATTATAATAGAGGCCTCCAAAGCGGGCTGTAGAATCGTCGAAGTTCCTATCAAGGCTGTCTACACTGAGTACTCTATGAAGAAGGGGACGAACGTTTTAGAGGGCGTTAAGATAGCCCTGAACCTTCTCTTTGACAAACTGAGGTGA
- a CDS encoding MraY family glycosyltransferase, whose product MIALLTLISLILSLVLTGYIGGLMGKAGIVGRDIHKPEKPEVPEMGGTAIVLTVGLLGALVKPEILPVFLLFGLVGVIDDLVALKQSHKVVLSLLVSVPVAFMDIERSIDLFGYTLNLGILYPIFAVLFVTGSANLVNMLAGFNGLEVGTSAIALGFLALMTEGTAREVALIGLGSSLGFLWWNRYPARVFPGDTGTLSLGALIGLVGILGKVETYTAILLVPHFLDFAIKALGVRFGVRRYGRTEVLPDGTLKAPPYPSFLGTIMRRVRVTEPRLVAIVWGIEFTLGVLAWALSQLL is encoded by the coding sequence ATGATAGCGTTACTCACGCTTATATCTTTAATCCTTTCGCTCGTCCTCACCGGATACATCGGAGGGCTTATGGGAAAGGCCGGAATAGTTGGCAGAGATATTCACAAACCGGAGAAGCCCGAAGTCCCGGAGATGGGCGGCACAGCGATAGTTCTCACCGTGGGGCTTCTGGGGGCGCTGGTGAAGCCAGAGATACTCCCGGTGTTCCTCCTCTTTGGACTGGTGGGAGTTATAGATGACCTAGTCGCCCTCAAGCAGTCCCACAAGGTCGTCCTTTCGCTCCTCGTGTCGGTTCCAGTTGCATTCATGGACATAGAGAGGAGCATCGATTTATTTGGATACACACTGAACCTCGGAATACTCTACCCTATCTTCGCAGTCCTGTTCGTTACCGGCTCGGCGAACCTCGTCAACATGCTGGCCGGGTTCAACGGGTTAGAGGTTGGTACGAGCGCGATAGCCCTTGGCTTTCTCGCCCTGATGACAGAAGGCACCGCGAGGGAAGTTGCCCTCATAGGGCTCGGTTCATCTTTGGGGTTCCTCTGGTGGAACAGGTATCCCGCCAGGGTCTTCCCAGGCGATACAGGGACGTTGAGCCTGGGGGCGCTTATAGGACTCGTCGGAATCCTAGGCAAGGTTGAGACCTACACTGCAATCCTGCTGGTGCCCCACTTTCTCGACTTCGCGATAAAGGCCCTTGGTGTCCGCTTTGGGGTCAGGAGGTACGGAAGGACAGAAGTCCTGCCAGACGGAACCCTCAAGGCCCCACCATACCCAAGCTTCCTCGGAACAATAATGAGAAGGGTCAGGGTTACCGAACCCAGGCTCGTTGCAATAGTCTGGGGGATTGAGTTCACCCTTGGTGTTCTTGCGTGGGCTCTGAGTCAATTACTTTGA
- the cas6 gene encoding CRISPR-associated endoribonuclease Cas6 has translation MRIEIKLRPAVEGTILPFNYNYEVYTQILEKIYLISPELARGVETSHTDYFTFSRIMVRKRELIPEAGIRVLSDDVSLYVSSHSAELIKAVAEGFLDDPALKIKDATFIADDVKVLREPEIKDEMLFSTLSPIMVRTVKFVDGRMKIWDLYPSDDMFFDKLRKVMLMRYSAIYGHMPEDKDFKIEVLKFKPVRILVRDTYFRSSLMVFRYTGSHELAKFGYETGFGEKTRYGFGMVKVIDSEPTQEHQG, from the coding sequence ATGAGAATAGAAATAAAGCTGAGGCCGGCGGTGGAAGGAACAATACTGCCTTTCAACTATAACTACGAGGTCTACACACAAATCTTGGAAAAGATATACCTGATATCCCCAGAGCTGGCCAGGGGAGTGGAAACAAGTCACACCGATTATTTCACGTTCTCGCGCATAATGGTTCGCAAAAGGGAGCTTATCCCGGAGGCGGGGATCAGGGTTCTGTCTGATGACGTGTCTCTCTACGTCTCGTCGCATTCGGCAGAGCTCATCAAGGCCGTTGCCGAGGGCTTTCTTGACGACCCTGCCCTTAAGATTAAGGACGCGACCTTCATAGCAGACGATGTTAAAGTTCTCAGAGAGCCAGAGATCAAAGATGAAATGCTGTTCTCCACCCTCAGCCCAATCATGGTCAGAACCGTCAAGTTCGTGGACGGCAGGATGAAGATTTGGGACTTGTATCCCAGCGACGATATGTTCTTTGACAAGCTCAGAAAGGTAATGCTGATGCGCTACTCCGCCATCTACGGACACATGCCCGAGGACAAGGACTTTAAGATTGAAGTCCTCAAGTTCAAGCCCGTAAGGATACTCGTTAGGGACACCTACTTCAGGAGCTCCCTCATGGTGTTCAGGTACACCGGATCGCATGAACTGGCAAAGTTTGGCTACGAGACGGGGTTTGGAGAAAAAACGAGGTACGGCTTTGGAATGGTCAAAGTAATTGACTCAGAGCCCACGCAAGAACACCAAGGGTGA
- a CDS encoding proteasome-activating nucleotidase, with translation MSVEDANIHENYDDYITFLKRRIRQLELQVRTLEADKERLERELSRLRMEMSRLRQPPAFAGNVIEVLDDERAIVQNYNGPRFVVRIAPWIERDKLKPGSRVALDQRTMAIVELLPSEKDPSVLGFEVIERPRVSYNDIGGLDKQLQELREAIELPLKHPELFEKVGIEPPKGVLLYGPPGCGKTLMAKAIAREVNATFIRVVGSELVRKFIGEGARLVHELFELAKEKAPTIIFIDEIDAIGAKRMDETTGGEREVNRTLMQLLAEMDGFDPRGNVKVIAATNRPDILDPALLRPGRFDRLIEVPLPDFRGRLEILKVHTRKMNLRNVDLRVIAEMTEGASGADLKAIATEAGMFAIRDRREYVTQDDFLKAIEKVLGSEKRLAQTIAMHEVMYG, from the coding sequence ATGAGTGTTGAAGACGCAAACATTCACGAAAATTACGATGATTACATAACGTTCCTCAAGAGGAGGATCAGGCAGCTTGAATTGCAGGTAAGAACGCTCGAGGCCGACAAGGAGAGGCTTGAGAGGGAGCTCTCAAGGCTCAGGATGGAGATGTCACGGCTTAGGCAGCCACCCGCATTCGCCGGCAACGTTATCGAAGTCCTCGACGACGAGAGGGCTATAGTCCAGAACTACAACGGGCCGCGTTTCGTCGTCAGGATAGCGCCGTGGATAGAGAGGGACAAGCTGAAGCCCGGCTCAAGGGTTGCCCTGGACCAGAGGACAATGGCGATTGTTGAGCTCCTACCGAGCGAAAAGGACCCCAGCGTGCTCGGCTTTGAGGTCATAGAGAGACCCAGAGTCAGCTACAACGACATAGGTGGCCTCGACAAACAGCTCCAGGAGCTCAGAGAGGCGATAGAGCTGCCGCTCAAGCACCCAGAGCTCTTCGAGAAAGTCGGAATCGAGCCTCCGAAGGGAGTGCTCCTCTACGGCCCGCCCGGCTGTGGAAAGACCCTCATGGCGAAGGCCATCGCAAGGGAGGTCAACGCCACCTTCATCCGCGTCGTCGGCAGTGAGCTCGTCAGGAAGTTCATAGGAGAGGGCGCAAGGCTCGTCCACGAGCTCTTCGAGCTGGCCAAGGAGAAGGCGCCGACCATAATCTTCATTGACGAGATTGATGCAATAGGAGCAAAGAGGATGGACGAGACCACCGGCGGTGAGAGAGAAGTGAACAGAACCCTTATGCAGCTCCTCGCCGAGATGGACGGCTTCGATCCAAGGGGCAACGTCAAGGTCATAGCGGCCACCAACAGGCCCGACATCCTTGACCCAGCACTCTTGAGGCCGGGCAGGTTCGACAGGCTCATAGAAGTCCCGCTCCCGGACTTCCGCGGCAGGCTTGAGATACTCAAGGTCCACACCAGGAAGATGAACCTCAGGAACGTTGACCTCAGGGTCATAGCTGAGATGACGGAGGGAGCAAGCGGAGCCGACCTGAAGGCCATAGCGACCGAAGCCGGAATGTTCGCCATAAGGGACAGGCGCGAATACGTTACACAGGACGACTTCCTGAAGGCCATCGAGAAAGTCCTCGGCTCGGAGAAGAGGCTTGCCCAGACGATTGCGATGCACGAGGTCATGTACGGCTGA
- a CDS encoding serine/threonine-protein kinase RIO2, with protein sequence MVSRLLALEAYPQLRDLDFRILRGVELNMRHHKWVPLEDIARFARVDVETASFRLGKLDDLSLVRRRSDIGYIGYQLTIHGYDALAIRALAKKGVVEAISATQIGVGKDADVYVGITPGGEQVAVKFNRIGGRTASRRAGYHSHVFADKHHTSWLYVSRLIAKKEYDALVLLSPIARVPKPIAWNRHVLVMEFIKGTELAELRDDDLMKEEAKNILDRILEEYLKIVRFGIVHSDLSEFNVVLTGDDILIIDWAQHITTANPESYGLLKRDLQVILNAFRRRWRVERRFEDVWPEFEKAWHESRGERHE encoded by the coding sequence ATGGTCAGCAGGCTACTGGCACTCGAGGCATATCCACAGCTCCGCGACCTGGACTTCAGAATCCTCAGGGGAGTAGAACTCAACATGAGGCACCACAAGTGGGTGCCCTTAGAGGACATAGCGCGCTTCGCGAGGGTAGATGTAGAGACCGCATCGTTCAGGCTCGGCAAGCTCGACGACCTCTCGCTGGTCAGGCGGAGGAGCGACATAGGCTACATCGGCTACCAGCTCACGATACACGGCTACGACGCCCTGGCGATAAGGGCCCTCGCCAAGAAGGGCGTTGTCGAGGCCATCAGCGCCACCCAGATAGGTGTCGGAAAGGACGCGGACGTTTACGTCGGGATAACGCCGGGCGGTGAGCAGGTCGCGGTGAAGTTCAACAGGATAGGGGGCAGAACCGCGTCCAGGAGGGCGGGCTACCACTCCCACGTCTTCGCGGACAAGCACCACACGAGCTGGCTCTACGTCTCAAGGCTCATTGCAAAGAAGGAGTACGACGCCCTTGTTTTGCTCAGCCCGATTGCGAGGGTTCCAAAGCCCATAGCCTGGAACAGGCACGTTCTCGTTATGGAGTTCATCAAGGGGACGGAGCTCGCGGAGCTGAGGGACGATGACCTGATGAAGGAGGAAGCAAAGAACATTTTGGATAGAATACTTGAGGAGTACCTCAAGATAGTGCGCTTTGGAATAGTCCACTCCGACCTGAGCGAGTTCAACGTCGTCCTGACGGGCGACGACATTCTGATAATAGACTGGGCCCAGCACATAACCACAGCCAACCCCGAGAGCTACGGGCTGCTGAAGAGGGACCTCCAGGTCATTCTTAACGCCTTCAGGAGAAGGTGGCGCGTTGAGAGGAGGTTTGAGGATGTCTGGCCGGAGTTTGAGAAAGCCTGGCACGAGAGCAGGGGTGAGAGGCATGAGTGA